CGCGTGAAGATCGGCGGGACGGACGGGCCGTGGCGGACCATCGTCGGCGTCGCCGGCGACGTCCGGAATCGAGGCCTCGACTCCCCTCCGTCGGGGCAGATCTACGTCCCCCAGGAGCAGCTCTCCGCCGACAACGACATGACGCTGGTGATCCGCGCGGAGCGCTCTCCCGCGGCGGTCGGCGCCGCGGCGAGCCGCGCCGTCCGCGAGCTCGACCGCGAGCAGATCGTCGACGGCCTCGCGACGATGAAGCAGACGCGAGCCGCGTCGGCCGGGCAGCGCCGATTCGCCGCGATCCTGCTCAACGCCTTCGCGGGAATCGCGCTCCTCCTCTCGGGAATCGGGATCTACGGCGTAGCCTCGAATTCGGTGCTCCAGCGGAGACGGGAGCTCGGGATCCGAATCGCCCTCGGCGCAACGCGCGGGAACATCCTTCGTCTCGTGGCGGGCGGCAGCGCGCGGAGGATCGCGGCGGGACTCGTGCTCGGAGTCTGCGGCGCCCTCGCGGCGACCCGCCTCCTTTCCGGACAGCTCTACGGGGTCGGGCCGCGCGACCCGGAAACCTTCGCCGCCGTCGCGCTGCTCGCCGGCGGGCTCGCGCTCGCGTCGAGTCTCGTTCCGGCCCGCCGCGCGACGCGCCTCGATCCGGCCGCGGTGCTCCGGCAGTACTGAAGGAGGGAACAATGCACGATATCGTCTCCGATCTCCGGTACGCCTGGCGCGGCCTCCGCCGCAGCCCGGGGTTCACCGCCGTCGCCGTCGCGACGCTCGCCCTCGGGATCGGCGTGAACACCGCCGTTCTCGGCGTCGTCAACGGCGTCCTCCTCCGGCCGTTTCCCTTCCCGCGCGCGGATCGCCTCGTGTTCGTCCGCGAGGACATGCCCGAGAAGGAGATGTTCGGGATGACGGCGACGCCGCCGAATTTTCTCGACTGGCGCGCCCAGAACCGGTCGTTCTCCGACATGGCGGCGTACGCGCGGAGCTCGGATCCCCTGACCGGGTCGGGCGAGCCGGAGGAAGCGTCCTACGCGTCCACGACCGGCACGTTCTTCTCCGTGCTCGGGGTGCGCCCCGAGCTCGGCCGCTTCTACGGGACGGCGGAGTGCGCGGCAGGGAAGGACCACGTCGCGGTTCTCAGCCATTCGCTCTGGCTCCGCCGGTTCGGCGGACGCCCGGACGCCGTGGGGGCGACGATCCGCCTCGGCGGAGAGCCGTACGAAGTGATCGGCGTGGCTCCCGAGAGTCTGGCCTTCCCCCTCGGGTCCGACGACCTCTGGGCCCCCCTCGACTTCGGCCCGGACGTGGAGAGGCAGAGGGGCGCCCACTACATCTCCGTCATCGGCCGCCTGAAGGACGGGGTTTCCCTCGCGGCCGCCGAAACCGAGGTGAAAGGGATCGCGGCGCGCCTCGCCGCCGCCTACCCCGACAAGAACAAGGGGCACACCGTTTCCCTCCGGACAGCGAAGGAACAGATCGTCGGAAAAGTGAAGCCGGCCCTTCTCGTCCTCACCGGAGCCGTCGCGCTCGTCCTCCTGATCGCATGCGCGAACGTCGCGAACCTGCTGCTCGCCCGCGGCGCACGGCGGGAACGCGAGATCGCGGTCCGCCGGGCCCTCGGCGCGGGACGCGCCCGCATTGTCCGGCAGATGCTCACGGAGTCGATGCTGCTCGCCGCCGCCGGGACGACCGGCGGAATCGCCCTCGCGGCGGCGGCCGACCGCCTGATCGTCCGCTACGGGCCGTCCGATTTCCCGCGATTGTCCGAAATCGGCGTCGACGTTCGCGTGCTCGCGATGACGGCGGGGATCGCGGCGGCGACGGCGATCCTCTTCGGGCTCGTCCCCGCGCTGCGCGCGACCGGCTCGAGTCTCCCCGTCTCGCTGCGCGAGACCGCGGGCGGAGGCACCCCGGCCAGGCGCCGCCTGCGCGACCTGCTCGTCGCGGGCGAAATGGCGCTCGCGCTCCTCCTGCTCGCCGGGGCCGGGCTTCTCGTCAAGAGCTTCGGCCGGCTGGTACGCGTGGATCCGGGTTTCCGCGCGGATCACGTCCTGACGTTCGATCTCACCCTCGATGCGAAATACGCCGACCCGGCTTCGCGCTCGGCGTTCTATCGGCGGCTCCTCGCCGACTTCGACGCGCTGCCCGGAGTCCGGGCGGCAGGGGGGGTGTTCTGCGCCCCGCTCTCCTCCTCGTCCTTCAGCAGCTCGTTCACCGTTGCCGGCGCGCCGGTCCCGAAGTCGGACGAGCCATCCATGAACCTCCGCGTCGTCTCCCCCGACTACTTCGCGACCATGCGGAGCCCGCTCGTCGCGGGGCGCGTCTTCACGGACGCGGATCGGCAAGGAGCCGAGCGGGTGCTGCTGCTCACGCGCTCTGCGGCGCGCCGGTTCTTCCCGAAAGGGAACGCGATCGGACAGTACCTGGTCATGGGAGCGCGCCCGATCAAGGGAGACGTCGAGGGAACCGTGGTCGGCATCGTGGGCGACACGCACGACCGCTCGCTCTCGGAGGACCCGGAGCCCGCGGCCTACTTCCCCCTGGACCAGGTCGGCGTCTCGAGCCTGACCATCGTCGTCCGGACGGCGCAGCGGCCGGAATCGGTCGGACGCGCGGTCCGGGAGATCGTCCACCGCCGGGACCCCGACCTTCCGGTGACCGGCATGACGTCGATGGAAGACGTCGTTTCGCGCTCCGTCGCGGCGCCGCGGTTCTACGCGTTCCTCCTCTCGATCTTCTCGGCGGCCGCACTGGCGCTCGCCGCGATCGGGATCTACGGAGTGCTCTCGTACGCCGTCGCCGCCCGCACACGCGAGATCGGCGTGCGGATCGCGATCGGCGCGCAGCGCAAGGACGTCGTCGGCATGGTTCTGGGAGACGCCACGCGGCTCGCCGCGATCGGTCTCGGCGCGGGGATCGTCGGGGCGCTGTTCCTGACCCGGCTGCTCTCCGGGATCCTCTTCGACGTGCGGCCGTTCGATCCCGCGACGTACGGGGCGGTATCCGCCATTCTCTTCGCGGCGGCGCTCCTCGCCGCGCTCGTGCCCTCCCGGCGGGCATCCCGGATCGATCCGATGGCCGCGCTGCGGCAGGAGTGAGGTGACGCCATGACCGGACTTGGAAACGACCTTCGCTACGCCTTCCGCTCCCTCGCGCGCCGCCCCGGGCTCGCGGCGGCGGCGATC
This window of the Thermoanaerobaculia bacterium genome carries:
- a CDS encoding ABC transporter permease; this translates as MHDIVSDLRYAWRGLRRSPGFTAVAVATLALGIGVNTAVLGVVNGVLLRPFPFPRADRLVFVREDMPEKEMFGMTATPPNFLDWRAQNRSFSDMAAYARSSDPLTGSGEPEEASYASTTGTFFSVLGVRPELGRFYGTAECAAGKDHVAVLSHSLWLRRFGGRPDAVGATIRLGGEPYEVIGVAPESLAFPLGSDDLWAPLDFGPDVERQRGAHYISVIGRLKDGVSLAAAETEVKGIAARLAAAYPDKNKGHTVSLRTAKEQIVGKVKPALLVLTGAVALVLLIACANVANLLLARGARREREIAVRRALGAGRARIVRQMLTESMLLAAAGTTGGIALAAAADRLIVRYGPSDFPRLSEIGVDVRVLAMTAGIAAATAILFGLVPALRATGSSLPVSLRETAGGGTPARRRLRDLLVAGEMALALLLLAGAGLLVKSFGRLVRVDPGFRADHVLTFDLTLDAKYADPASRSAFYRRLLADFDALPGVRAAGGVFCAPLSSSSFSSSFTVAGAPVPKSDEPSMNLRVVSPDYFATMRSPLVAGRVFTDADRQGAERVLLLTRSAARRFFPKGNAIGQYLVMGARPIKGDVEGTVVGIVGDTHDRSLSEDPEPAAYFPLDQVGVSSLTIVVRTAQRPESVGRAVREIVHRRDPDLPVTGMTSMEDVVSRSVAAPRFYAFLLSIFSAAALALAAIGIYGVLSYAVAARTREIGVRIAIGAQRKDVVGMVLGDATRLAAIGLGAGIVGALFLTRLLSGILFDVRPFDPATYGAVSAILFAAALLAALVPSRRASRIDPMAALRQE